In the genome of Lactuca sativa cultivar Salinas chromosome 3, Lsat_Salinas_v11, whole genome shotgun sequence, the window CATAAAAGCCACAATTAATACTACTACAACATTAAGGAATCACTAAATCCTTAGTGTGTGTAAATTTATCGATACGCATACGGGTCATGTACTTCTAGTagattgggcccatactaccttccacacctatccatatttgTCTCAAAGGATCTTCATGGATCACCCGATCACCAAGCCCAAACTactaggatacacatacatcctatACTCACCCTCTCAAGAGTGGCTACTCATTCCTTATGTTGGCCTTATACAATAGGGAAAATGACATAAACGCCCTTAAGTTTTCAGAAAAATATCGGTTTTATCCTTGGACGTATTTTAGGTCCATTAAAGTCCGATGTTctgtttaatttgtttatttatacCATTGTAGCTGGTTTTCAGGTAACCTACTAGTTACCGGATGCCAGTAAAGCCCTtgagttttcaaaaatgttcggaTTTGCCCTTAAGTTTTAAAAAATGTTCAGATTTACCCTTACTTTGATTATTATTttgataattatatatatatatatatatatatatatatatatatatatatatattaaagttatccACCCTTAGGAAGAGTAAACTTCCTAAGGGGTTGGCAGAAATGCCCCCTATTTATTGGTGTAGGTGCAATTTCGTCTTGGTTTTTATAAGGGGTTATTTTTTGACATTATGTATATTCTTTGTCAAAACGCACCGCCTCCAGATCCTTCCACGCCACCTCTCTGAAATATCCTATCTTACGGGTCTCATTCATCCACAACCTACTCTGCTTTTCTCTGTAGCGACCACCGGTCTAACTCCCTACCACCGCTCCACCAATGCTCCTCGTTCTGATGATCAAGGGCCCTCGGTTTCCTATCGATTTTGCGTCCTCTTCGTTTCCTCTGTTCCAAAATCCACTATATCATCATCTCTGGACGAATCGATTGCACCTTAAACGATCAGAAGGTGTCGCCCTTCCCAAGAAATCCAACTCTCAGGTATCAGTTGCTGCAATTGCTTCACACCGTTATCTTTTTCTTATATAAAACCTATTTTGCGTCCTCTTCATTTCCTCTTATTTCAATTCACTATATTTGTTTCGTCTTTTGAACTCCTGCCTTCGTGATTCCTTTCTCTTCACTCAACTTTCTATGAAATTCTCTTTCATACAACCGTTGTTTCGGTTACGCATGTGTAGGAGTTTGAAATTGCAATGTGGAGAAGGAGAATTTGATAAAAGAAATCATGGTCCTACATGGCACTTTATCGTCGGCAAAAGCTTCAGTAACCAGTGCCGCTTTCTTCTATTATTCATCAACTCCATGTGAATGTCCTTGGTAGGTGTTTCCTATTTAATCAATCATGAAATTTCCTCTTCTAATTTTGGGATAAACCTAATTTGTGAAAGAACTAATTTGGAGATTGTTACATTGTTTTTGTTGTTCAAATCTTACATATTTGTAGATGCACATCAAATGCTCGTTGAAATTCTTTAAAGAACCGGTAAGATTACTTTTTCAACATCAACGACACAACCTTCTTACTCATGATGTTTCATTTAACATTTTAGTTGTTTACATTTGGCTTTGGAGGGTCGTATTGGAAAGCAAGACTGGTAAGTGTTCAAACAATTAGATTTCAGAAAAAGCATGTTTCACAATCAAACTTTTACTCAtataaatgatgggttttagccataagaactttcctatgtgcgcatgcaaaaccctaatgcttggatctaggctttctaattaaacatgctttgaatccaagacgtctaataactaattaggtataagaaaaatgttaaaacagatctagaatcatacctttgaatctcttgtttgatcttgttgtcttggagcttctagagtcacaattgtcactcctctaatggcttacaaacaccaaatagcaaggaggatgatttgggagagaggagaggggaggaaatcggccaggggttctctactttagatcaagtgccgatttccttatgccatagggtctatttatacgtgtagactccttaagggttacaacctgaaccctagttggataatcttcttttaaagctatccaaatccattccttagataaccttggacgatttaaggctatccctagcttctagaatccgcccAATCCctatcaatatggatttacagtctaaagtttaactatcaaacaattgacagtttataccctcttatataattaatctctttaagtcaccaaattaattctatgacttatattaatcaaataacaatattattattctttatattattctcataatatattaataatatttattctctcttaataaatcatcctatcaagttgctatggtgaaggcaacccaaaaggatcatgcacaaccgggtcaaatatttgcctaatatagttgcagccttagacactattccaacaataaattcactttcaacttctcaaaCGACTGGTCAATTGATCCTCTTCCATTAATCAATTACttactttttgttttttatttcctGGTTTTTTTAATCTTATTGAACAAAAATATTAGAAGTGAAaacatacccccccccccccccccctgaaactTATATCAAGAGTTGAGTTCAAGTTTATCAAGTTCTGTATCAAGTATTTTCTACATTTGTAAAATCCAATGATAAATCCTCATCAATTGAGCATTTTCCGGCATGACAATGGCTGAGCCTTCCTTCACTTCACTATAAGTCATCATGAAGTTATTATCTTACATTTTTCAATTGATATAAACAAAATTTCTGAATTTTACTATATAAAATTTATGTGTAGGTTGAAATTAATGATGCTATTGGCTGGTATGACCAAACTAAAACAATTACCTAATGAACTTTTATCTGACCTTGCAGTATCTATAGCAACATAACTCCAGTGCTTTCGGGTATTTCTCAAGTACAAAATCAAAAaagttagagtaaattacacaaatggtccctatggtttggggtaatttgtgtGTTTGATTCCTAACTTATTCTTTTAACTCGGAAGCTCGctactttttgtttttgttacgcgcttagtccctactgtttgtttttcttacacgcttggtctctgtcttacctaaaatgactattatttaaataggaaaaaatgacgGGGTAAGTAAGGTAAGGTGAGAGGGGTGGGGTTAGgggtgtatttatttaaataaattaaaaaatcaagggcaaaatagtctttttatgtatGAAAGGGACCAAGcgcttaacaaaaacaaacaatagggatcttccgagttaaaaaataaattagggaccaaatgcgcaaattaccctaaaccatagggaccattcgtgtaatttactcaaaaagttacaacttttttttttgtatttctaCTATGTTTGATTATTTGATGATTACTTTTCATTTCAACAACTTGGGAAATACCTTAAGTAATCAGTCAAAGCATTAGAAAACAAGTTTCAACAGAAGCAAGATTGTATGGAGATCTAATAAAAATCTAACTGAAGAACAACAAATCTATCAAATTCAGATTTTCTTGAAGAGATAAAGAAAAAAGATGAAACTGATGTATCACTTGCTTTTTGATAGTTGATAAAATCTTCCGTGTGTTATATGGCAGAAAAACTTCACCCCGCTCTCATGATCACCAACATTCGGAACTTTATTCCGATCACTCTCGAGATGGAGAATGCACAATATACCTCCTAGGCTGAACTCTTCAAGATTCAATGTCGTGTATTTGAAGTAATTGATCACATTCAACCTAAAGTCGAATCCACTGCTACTGTAGATGGCAAACAACCTCCTCCAGTCATGTCTACAGATCTTTGGAGTCGTCTTGATGCCATTATCATCCAATGGATATACATCACCATCTCAAATGACCTCCTCCAAACTATTCTTAAACCCAAATCCACTACTACACAAGCTTGGACTGCCCTTGAAAGTAGTTTTCAAGATAATAAAAAAGAACAGGCACTCTATCTCGAACACAAACTGGTCACCATCAAACTTGCAATATTCCCAAACTGTTCAGCATACTGCCAAGCCCTCAAGATGTTATCTGATCAACTTTCTAACGTGGGTTCACCGGTTTCAAATCAATGCCTTGTCTTGCAACTAATTGTTGGCCTTACTGAGTCTTATGAAGGAATTGCCATGATGATACAACAAACGAAACCTCTCCCGGATTTCTATGAGGCCCGTTCCCGCCTTATTCTGGAAGAAACTAGAAAGGATAATAATGCAGCCTAATCGGCTACAACTGATGCAACAAATCTTAATACTCAAACCTCCTACAACACACGCCCTACCTACCAGGTTCAAGATTCAAACAACAATAGCAACATCAACAGGGGACGTGGCTGTGGAAGGGGCGGACGTGGTCGTGGTTGTGGGAGAAGGGGAGGCGGTAACTTCGTTGTGGGTCGTGGCCAACAGCAGCCACTGTGGCCTTCTCCCTACACCCAACAATGGTCAACTTCCCACTCTTTATCTCCTTTCTCCCAACCTTGGGTTGCTCCATATTCGTCGCCTCCTACACACACACACCACCTTGTCCCTACCCAACCAACTAGCTCCGGTCCACTGCTCCAGGTTTGTTGGGTCCAAGACCTTCTACACAGCATGCATATGCCACATCTGAAAATTCCTATACCCCAACTGACTTGGAACAAGCATTTCATACCATGAGCCTCCATCCACCGAACTAGAACTGGTACATGGATATGGGCGCGACCTCACACATGTTAAACAACTCAAGTATTCTCTCCTCTTATGTAAATAAAGGTATTTTTAGGAATATCATTGTAGGTAATGGCGCGCATCTTCCAATCCAAGGTACCAGTAACCACACATTACCCCACCCTTTTGCCTCCTCTTAAACTCAACCATATTCTTCATGTTCCTCATCTTATTAAAAATTTAGTTTCTATCTGTAGACTCACAAAAGATAACCAAATATCTATTTGGTTTGGCCCCTATGGTTTTCATGTGAAGGATTTGCGGACATGTACGCCACTCCTTCGATGCAATAGCCACGATGATCTCTATCCTCTTGCTCTCACGCATCCTTCTCAACTCACTCATCCAACAACTTTTGCAGCCATCACAAGAGATCTTTGGCACTATCGCTTGGGTCACCCCGGGGCTGATGTCCTTAGCTCTTTAAATAAATCTTTGTCTTTTCCTTCTAAAACGAAATTGTCATTTTCTATTTGAGAACCATGCGTTTTGGGTAAACATATCAAATTACCATTTCATTCATCTAGTTCTATTACTATTTCCCTATTTGATATTATACATAGTGATGTTTGGACCTCCTCGGTACTTTCATCCGGTGGTCACAATTATTATTTACTTTTCTTGGATGATTACACAAACTTTCTATGGACTTTTCCCTTATCTCATAAATCACAAGTCTTCCTTACTTTTCGAAAATTTCATACTCTTATACAACCACAATTTGATAAAAATATCAAGTGAATACAATGTGACAACGGAAGAGAGTACGACAACACACTCTTCCACAAGTTTTCCTTTCAACATGGCATCAACTTTCGTTTCTCTTGTCGGACCACTCTATCACACTCCCAAGTTCCTTCCCACTTCTGGCACTATGCTCTTTCCCATGCTACCTATCTGCTCAATATTCTTCCATTCAAAGTGCTTTCTTACGACACACCCACTCATAAACTTTACCATCGCCATCCCTCATACTCTAACCTAAGGGTTTTCGGTTGCCTTTTCTACCCTCTCCTAAGCTCTATAACCATTCATAAACTTCAACCTCGCTCCCATCCTTGTGTCTTCCTCGGTGACGACCACCGTGGGTACATGTGTTCCGATTCATCTAAACAGAAAATCATTACATCTCGCCATGTCATGTTTGACGAACATTCTTTTCCCTTTCAACGTTCCTCTCCTTTACATCCTAACTACTCCATATTCACCGATGAACCACATCACCCTCTAACGTGGCTTAGTTCTCCCACCGATAATACTCCAACATCGCCCCCACCCAACAACACCACCAGCCCCTTCAAGACTTCTCAAACCTCCCATACAATTCACCTATAGCTTGCGCCCCAAACAACCTGGACATTCAGACACCACAGAAACCACCAACACCACCGAACCCATCCCAGAAACCACCAACACCACAGAAATCACCAACACCACCGAACCCATCATCACCTCCAATATTCCTACCCGTACCATAAAAACCTGTAGCATGTCCGGAATCTCCAAATCTAAATGTAACTTTAACATCCATGCCTCCCACTCTTATATCTCCCATTCCCAAAAACCCAACCGAAGCCTTGAACAATTTGGATTGGTAGAACGCCATGCTTGATGGATTTTGGGAACTTATCGACAATAAGACATGGGAGCTTGTACCTAGACATCCTCACATGAACATTGTCTGGAGTATGTGGATTTTTCGCCACAAAATGAAATCTGATGGTACAGTGGAAAGATATAAGGCACGGTTAGTTTGTGACGAGAGATCTCAACAGATAGGCGTGGATTGTGGAGAAACATTTAGTCCGGTGGTCAAGCCAGTAATCATCAGAACCGTGCATACCATCGCTCTCTCTCAATCTTGTCCAATTCACCAATTAGATGTCAAAAACGCATTTCTTCATGGGCCTTTGGATGAAACAGTTTATATGCATCAACCAATGGGATTTCGCGACACATAATTTCCCAACCATGTATGTCTCTTAAAGAAGTCCCTGTACGGTCTAAAACAAGCCCCGAGAGCGTGGTATCAAAGGTTCGCTGGATACACCTTCCAAATTGGGTTCCAACATAGTTGCTCCGATCATTCACTATTCATCTACCGACATGGAGGTGATACCGCCTACTTATtgttatatgtggatgatattctTCTTGTGACATCCTCCGATTCTCTACGACATAAATTAATGGGCCTCCTTGCGAAGGAGTTTGCAATGAAAGACCTTGGGCGCTTAAGTTTTTTCTGGGTATTGCAGTCACACGCCAATCTGCAGGTTCGATGTTCCTTTCACAGCAAAAATATGCTACGGAAATTCTAAAAAGAGCAGGCTTCGAAAATTTCAAACCTCTTCCAACACCGGTTGACTCATCAGGAAAAAGTAGCGCAAAAACCGGCGAACTTTTGGAGAATCCGACAAAATTTAGGTAGCTACCAGGAGCCCTTCAATATCTCACTTTTACATGCCTGGACATTAGCTATGCAGTTCAACAAATTTACATGAACatgctgttggaatagtgtctaaggctgtaactatatccggttgtgcatggtccttttgggttgccttcaccatagcaacttgataggatgatttattaagagagaataaatattattaatatattatgggaataatataatgaataatatatttgttatttgattaatataagtcatagaattaactagaattaatttggtgacttaaagagattaattaaataaaggggtataaactgtcaattgtttgatagttaagctttaaactgtaaatccatttggatatactatggacgaattctaagaggattaggatagctaaaatcgtccatatgcttatctaggaatggatttggatagccttaagagaagattatctgatagggacttatctgtaatcattaaggaatctacaagtataaatagaccccatggcatagggaattcgacacttctgattaagcaagagaactctggtcgaattcctcccctctcctctctcctaaatcatcctccttgctttggtgtttgtaagccattagaggagtgacatttgtgactctagaagctccaagacctcaagatcaacaaggaactcaaaggtatgattctagatctgttttaatgttcttgtttaacctaattagtaatcagaagtcttggattcaaagcatgtttattagaaagcctagatccaagcattagggttttgcatgcgcacataggaaagttcttatggctaaaacccatcagtggtatcagagcctagcttggttttctgtaaattgttgcttgattaactgaaacaaacctgcaaaattcgaatttttggtttctgagtcatggactcggcgagtctcaaagtggactcggcgagtaggcctgactcggcgagtccatttgtgcactcggcgagtccaggcgtcaggaatggccagattcgggatttctttgtgtttatcttatcttaacttaccataaactaattagatcaacattaattcgtttttctgataaatataactattatcttgatctagttaaaggtaattatcaactaattaaatatttaatttccttatatgataattaattaattattttaattattttggtaattatcttaaaagaaatcttgaataaatcaaatatagataattaggatattaattgttaattggaattatttgttatttgatcctccatgttttaaatgtttaaaaacctaccctcatgatttgaaatttacttttgtgattaaaagttttaatttagacaacttaaatttcaaaccctagattttaaaagttttaaaatacaaccctatactaatatgatattactagaataatatatatatgtataactaaatgctagtcttaccgttagtaggcctcattcacgaagccgatctataaggtgggtataaggttgcggcctataaaatggcgcttaatgggtgtacactcacacccaccgcttgcttgattggtggagggtcgttagccgaacgggtaggatagggcaacctcatcctctcattaaaagtataataagaaatacaagtaactacacatatttcaaaatttcccaatcctagttactttaggaaaagtgaattgatgcaatcccatgaaattacactttgcaccttgctaagatgttagtggagcgtgtgtggtttaccggcacactaattggttctaagcgaaggtggcaaagggtgattcgttgtttatcatagttcaatggagcgtgtgtggtttaccggcacattgaataggtgattgttacaatgaaggcgccatgtgaatttgcatggtaattcacacccgctttgtgatcctcggcatcccagtcacaaacaagaggggcatatcgagatttaaacatgccattgaatagtttcaatgaatctcatccgaacctaggaattctcaaaaacacttaggactaatagtttaagtttcgtgatggagaattagtgaatcgtcattcacttaccttcaatttatttgcatgttagattacgacatcccttttctagtatgtaaatgttattgttggatcctagccctaattttcttattgggtgataattagggattcttattctaatctatctttgtccttttctaattgtagatgtcgaacgcaaacaacgctgctgctagttctttcacattgatgagcctttgccaaaaggtcaccttcgatggaacgaactttagcgaatggataagatacattcgcaccattgctcgctatgaggacaaagagtatgtccttgatgagaagctcgagaaaatcaacaccgaaatcgctactccagccgaaatcaccgcctttgaaactcatgagcgagatgcaacgaaggtacattgcatcatgatcgccaccatgaactccgaattccaaaagtcctacgaggacatgtacccgtacgagatgcaccaagacttattggaaaggtaccaccaaaacgcgagacaagagaggtacgaaattttcactaacatgatttccgcgaagatgggtcatggagaatctcttaccgtgcacttgcaaaagatgcaaaggtatgtcgaccgccttcgcaagttaaatgttgacttcggtgaagacttggcgatcgacatggtgcttcactctttgcctccgatgtacaatcaatttaggatgacctaccacatgaacaaagaagaggtcaccctaagcaagctccaaggtctcttgagggttgctgagagcaactttaaagacaagtctgttgcacctactcccaatccgcccgctgctcctgtcttggctattggacaagggaagggaaagaagaggaaagcttcatcgaagaactatcgcaaggtgaaagcccgagatggtgcctcttctagtgggaccaaagttgatcccgccaagccctgctctaacccgaaggaggcagagtgtcaccactgccacaagataggacattggaagagaagctgcccggattacctgcaagcaatcaaagaaggaaagatcaagccatctttcgtaggtatatatacaatcaaatctaacgattctaatcatgctatttcttgggttcttgataccggttgtggttatcacatttgttctaatgtgtagggactaagaagaagtagggatgtggagcaaggaaggatcaatctaatcatggggaacagaagatcgtcgcctgtaaccaagattggagtgtattccttagtgcttaggaatagtttagttttagatttgaacaattgttgctattcgccagaaatggcaagaaacatcatttcatttcatggtttatttagacaaggatttagattttcttttaataatgagaatggttctattttggcttatctaaatggtgtcttttactttgaagctataccatgcaatggaatatatgaaactgttatgattgttgatgactttggaaatgatgttttgaatattgattcttccactagtatggataaagcttccttgtggcattgtcgtcttggacatgtcaacaagaaacgcatagcccaactccaaaaggatggagtgttggactcattcgaccttagggaagatgacacatgcgagtcttgtttgcctggaaagatgactaagtcgcccttcacgagtacttgtgaaaggggcgaaggtctattggacctaatacataccgatgtatgtggaccgtttagatcaaccacgaaggatgggaaccgcttctatgtgacttttaccgatgactatagtagatatggatatatctacttaatcaagc includes:
- the LOC111877112 gene encoding uncharacterized protein LOC111877112, coding for MSTDLWSRLDAIIIQWIYITISNDLLQTILKPKSTTTQAWTALESSFQDNKKEQALYLEHKLVTIKLAIFPNCSAYCQALKMLSDQLSNVGSPVSNQCLVLQLIVGLTESYEGIAMMIQQTKPLPDFYEARSRLILEETRKDNNAA